One Thermococcus sp. DNA window includes the following coding sequences:
- a CDS encoding transglutaminase domain-containing protein, with translation MADGRYVRFVLLIVLSALLVAGALSSPMRKPPPGTKSIESLLSGEHGGGPVGNEPGSSQLRLIVTGASHTHYLRLRVYVDYRDGKWVEGNFSREGGSRARPFIPTVPHHTQEDRITVVLSSPLTGNIYTAIYSFNLSVPSKWCVETGIFSTNSSVSNYSFGSFEYTFDPYVLINLTAPEIPRYLRAPTDERLRELAERITSNLTSDYERAEAIVRYLRDSYNYSAGYPRASVPVEEFLFGTRRGESEDFAAAFVILAREIGLPARLVEGIRIKALPFPQTITEKNRWFWAEVYFNGAGWLTFDPLSGEDPNVFRPFEMSVNPRVQKLNPNDTAKVNLTVENVAVEGNITLTVGSPKGWFQTTLGAGEHTINLGKFQSPGMYSIIIDGSVEVNGTPMGEWTTAWLEAPGRPRLTVERYLLQLTPGNARSLKVHVNGTTDTHLMVSAPFNNARLPFPWTLTPANGTGTFDSTLILNVPWRTRHGWYIFNVKASTANGTYILFLPMRIITPPNLMVFSQRSTVDAGRALVLSGSTDTDGGEVYATLTYGGRLHVVGTGRVRNGSFLLNCRIPPDVSPGYRTINVHYIPVAGSPVMKGFVPLKVYVRGTSRISIQKEVVFTAGPAFLGGSLHSGSGSPIKGNLTYYLDGKPLGNVTAINGRFEIALTLRKPGMHTLRIWYGGNEKYQGTTADVTVIAVRVEVRTVNRPLLGKKLKLEGYVDGIGNGVLRILTASGEGSNVTVKGGSFSADLGPLREVGRQTIGVYWGRTLLGSLNFTVLSPTEIRLLNTTIHGGDVIKVPVLLTDGLGRPIAGVTLNAEANGEGLISITNGSGIAVFNVPLRRHEKNLTITVTFSGAGYYLPAKMMGILSVKGEGTHWEYLIVPTVISALLILARRRTRNATRTGGGVAIVFPDGVPLFEEGETVEFETNCEAEVYVNGKFLGTGRRFQTQLGVGEHGIEAVCGKDRGRARVRVVARYNHGIAELYEGCFLRWVESTGVRTMDKTPREILLALNHSLQGRGSLKILTKTFERARYGREKITRREFIEFYHILRRTVRGECYV, from the coding sequence ATGGCGGACGGAAGATACGTTAGGTTTGTCCTTCTCATCGTTCTATCGGCACTCCTCGTTGCAGGTGCCCTCAGCTCTCCAATGAGAAAGCCACCGCCCGGAACGAAGAGCATTGAATCCCTACTCTCAGGCGAACATGGAGGCGGCCCGGTAGGAAACGAACCGGGGAGCTCCCAGCTCCGCCTGATAGTAACCGGTGCCTCCCATACCCACTACCTTAGACTGAGGGTTTACGTTGATTACCGGGATGGAAAGTGGGTTGAGGGCAACTTCTCAAGGGAAGGTGGGTCGCGTGCACGGCCCTTCATCCCCACGGTTCCCCACCATACTCAGGAGGACAGGATAACTGTGGTCTTGTCCTCGCCATTGACCGGGAACATCTACACGGCCATCTATTCATTCAACCTCAGCGTTCCTTCAAAGTGGTGCGTCGAGACTGGAATCTTCTCCACAAACAGCAGTGTAAGTAATTACTCCTTTGGTAGCTTCGAGTACACATTCGACCCATACGTCCTGATAAACCTGACCGCCCCCGAAATCCCGCGCTACCTCAGGGCCCCCACGGACGAAAGACTGAGGGAACTCGCCGAAAGGATAACGTCCAACCTCACGAGCGACTACGAACGGGCTGAGGCAATAGTCAGGTACCTGAGGGACAGCTACAATTACAGCGCAGGATACCCCAGGGCCAGCGTGCCTGTTGAGGAATTCCTCTTTGGAACCAGAAGAGGGGAATCTGAGGACTTCGCGGCTGCTTTTGTCATCTTGGCGAGGGAAATAGGGCTCCCAGCTAGGCTCGTTGAGGGTATCAGAATAAAAGCCCTCCCTTTCCCACAGACCATCACCGAAAAAAACAGGTGGTTCTGGGCGGAGGTCTACTTCAATGGTGCCGGATGGTTGACCTTTGACCCGCTTTCCGGGGAGGATCCAAACGTCTTCAGACCCTTCGAAATGAGCGTGAATCCACGGGTACAGAAGCTGAACCCAAACGACACTGCAAAAGTAAACCTGACGGTGGAGAACGTTGCCGTGGAGGGGAACATCACCCTGACCGTGGGAAGTCCCAAAGGGTGGTTTCAAACCACCCTGGGAGCCGGAGAGCACACGATCAACCTAGGAAAGTTCCAGTCTCCCGGGATGTACTCCATAATAATCGATGGGTCAGTGGAGGTTAACGGCACCCCCATGGGCGAGTGGACCACCGCCTGGCTGGAAGCCCCAGGGAGGCCCCGGCTGACGGTGGAAAGGTATCTGCTACAGTTGACACCGGGCAATGCACGGAGTCTGAAGGTGCACGTGAACGGAACGACGGACACGCATCTTATGGTCAGTGCTCCGTTTAACAATGCGAGGCTTCCCTTCCCCTGGACACTGACACCAGCGAACGGCACGGGGACATTTGACTCCACGCTGATACTAAACGTCCCATGGAGGACCAGACATGGATGGTACATCTTCAATGTAAAGGCCTCGACCGCAAACGGCACATACATCCTGTTCCTCCCGATGAGGATCATCACGCCACCGAACCTTATGGTCTTCTCGCAGAGAAGTACAGTGGACGCGGGGAGGGCACTGGTACTGAGTGGTTCAACGGACACCGATGGGGGCGAGGTCTACGCCACTCTAACATATGGGGGCAGGTTACACGTTGTGGGGACAGGGAGAGTTAGAAACGGGTCCTTCCTCCTCAACTGTAGGATACCCCCGGACGTTTCGCCTGGCTACAGAACGATCAACGTCCACTACATCCCAGTTGCGGGTTCCCCAGTTATGAAGGGCTTCGTACCCCTAAAAGTCTACGTGCGCGGCACATCTCGAATCTCCATCCAGAAGGAGGTAGTTTTTACGGCAGGCCCGGCATTTCTCGGAGGCTCCCTACACAGCGGGAGCGGGAGCCCGATAAAGGGGAACCTCACGTACTACCTCGATGGAAAACCTCTGGGGAACGTCACGGCCATCAACGGGAGGTTCGAGATAGCCCTAACCTTGAGGAAACCCGGAATGCATACCCTGAGGATCTGGTACGGGGGAAATGAAAAATATCAGGGGACAACGGCGGATGTTACCGTTATCGCAGTTAGGGTAGAGGTCAGAACCGTCAACCGACCCCTTCTTGGGAAAAAATTGAAGCTCGAGGGTTACGTGGATGGTATTGGAAATGGAGTGCTGAGGATACTGACGGCGTCCGGGGAGGGCAGCAACGTAACGGTTAAAGGGGGATCCTTCAGCGCGGATTTGGGGCCCCTACGGGAAGTTGGAAGACAGACAATTGGCGTGTACTGGGGCAGAACCCTCCTAGGGAGTCTAAACTTCACCGTCCTCTCTCCGACCGAAATACGGCTGTTGAACACAACCATCCATGGGGGGGATGTTATAAAAGTGCCCGTCCTCTTAACGGACGGCCTTGGGAGGCCGATCGCCGGGGTCACATTGAATGCAGAGGCCAATGGAGAGGGCCTTATCTCCATAACCAACGGCTCAGGAATAGCGGTTTTCAATGTCCCCCTGCGGAGGCACGAAAAGAACCTAACAATAACGGTGACGTTTTCGGGGGCAGGATACTACCTCCCGGCGAAGATGATGGGGATTCTGAGCGTAAAGGGGGAAGGGACCCACTGGGAATACCTAATCGTACCGACCGTGATATCCGCCCTCCTTATTCTAGCACGTAGGAGAACGCGGAACGCGACCAGAACGGGGGGAGGTGTGGCAATAGTCTTTCCTGACGGGGTTCCCCTCTTCGAGGAGGGAGAGACCGTGGAGTTTGAGACAAACTGTGAAGCGGAGGTGTACGTGAACGGAAAGTTCTTAGGAACGGGAAGGAGGTTCCAAACCCAGCTGGGAGTGGGGGAGCACGGAATAGAGGCGGTCTGTGGGAAGGACAGAGGACGGGCAAGGGTTAGAGTGGTGGCGAGGTACAATCACGGGATAGCCGAGCTTTACGAGGGGTGCTTCCTCAGGTGGGTTGAGTCAACTGGAGTGAGAACGATGGATAAAACACCCAGAGAGATTCTCCTGGCCCTGAATCACTCCCTGCAGGGAAGGGGTAGTTTGAAGATTTTAACGAAGACCTTCGAACGTGCAAGATACGGAAGGGAAAAAATCACGAGAAGGGAGTTCATCGAGTTCTACCACATCCTCAGAAGGACGGTGAGGGGCGAGTGTTATGTATGA